From bacterium, one genomic window encodes:
- the leuS gene encoding leucine--tRNA ligase codes for MFYPFQKIEKKWRALWDKNKIYEPDFKKAQKPFYNLMMFPYPSAEGLHVGNMYAFVGSDIYGRLKRMQGYDVFEPIGLDGFGIHSENYALKIKAHPMEQAKVSEKRFYEQLSAIGNGFAWDEHLETYDPEYYKWTQWIFVQMFKNGLVYRKKQAVNWCLGCKTVLADEQVISGECERCSSKVIKKELEQWFFKITKYAEQLLENLEKIDWSEKIKIAQKEWIGKSEGAEIDFSVKDSEEKIKVFTTRPDTLFGATYMVLAPEHELISNLKSQISNIKEVGTYIKKAKEKSDSERIEFNKEKTGVELKGIKAINPANKKEIPVFAADYVLSTYGTGAIMAVPAHDERDFEFARRYELPVVEVVAPLIYADRKQIDADNNIGINRQNQHKSAMIEPYISEGILVNSGRFDGMPSEKAGWEITKLTNGKKTIQYHLRDWLISRQRYWGAPIPMIYCEACAKLGKGDKPEMPGWYAALEKDLPVVLPYVKDFRPKGTGESPLAADKKFYEVKCPECGKTARRETDVSDTFLDSAWYYLRYPSVSSGTADAEPWNPEITKKWFPVNLYTGGAEHSVLHLLYVRFAALALHDLKLLDFGPSEAPRGEPFPKFRSHGLLIKDGAKMSKSKGNVVNPDEYIKKFGADALRMYLMFLAPFEQGGDFRDEAIMGIVRFLERVWELSDKKEVKDGWKTKEIILQKTIKKITEDIENLKYNTAISELMKFIKILEEYPDKNNFEIFLKLLAPFAPFIAEELWRKLGHKKSIHLENWPEYNPQLIKEDKFELIIQVNGKFRDKVSVPQEITEKEAEELAVSQEKIKNCLKDKKIVKTIFVAGKLINLVVN; via the coding sequence ATGTTTTACCCTTTCCAAAAAATTGAGAAGAAATGGCGGGCGCTTTGGGATAAAAATAAAATTTACGAGCCGGATTTCAAGAAGGCTCAAAAACCTTTTTATAACCTGATGATGTTCCCTTATCCTTCGGCCGAAGGATTACACGTGGGTAATATGTACGCTTTTGTAGGAAGCGATATTTACGGCCGACTTAAGCGGATGCAAGGATACGATGTTTTTGAACCGATTGGCCTGGACGGTTTCGGAATCCATTCCGAAAATTACGCTTTGAAAATCAAAGCGCATCCGATGGAGCAGGCGAAGGTTTCCGAAAAACGTTTTTATGAACAGCTTTCGGCAATTGGCAATGGTTTCGCCTGGGATGAACATCTTGAAACTTACGACCCAGAATATTATAAATGGACGCAGTGGATTTTCGTTCAGATGTTTAAAAACGGTTTGGTTTACCGCAAAAAGCAGGCGGTGAATTGGTGTTTGGGGTGCAAGACCGTTTTAGCCGATGAGCAAGTGATTAGCGGAGAATGCGAACGGTGTTCCAGCAAAGTTATAAAAAAAGAATTGGAACAATGGTTTTTTAAAATTACAAAATACGCGGAACAGTTGCTTGAAAATCTGGAGAAAATTGATTGGTCGGAAAAAATAAAAATCGCCCAGAAAGAATGGATAGGGAAGTCGGAAGGCGCGGAAATTGATTTTTCAGTTAAAGATAGTGAAGAAAAAATAAAAGTTTTTACGACCCGGCCGGATACTTTGTTCGGCGCGACTTATATGGTTTTGGCGCCGGAACACGAGTTGATCTCAAATCTTAAATCCCAAATATCAAACATAAAAGAAGTTGGAACTTATATTAAAAAAGCGAAAGAAAAATCGGATTCGGAAAGAATAGAATTTAATAAGGAAAAAACCGGCGTGGAATTGAAAGGCATTAAAGCGATAAATCCGGCGAACAAAAAAGAAATTCCGGTTTTTGCGGCGGATTATGTTTTATCAACTTACGGTACCGGCGCGATTATGGCGGTGCCAGCGCATGACGAACGGGATTTTGAGTTCGCTAGGCGCTATGAACTTCCCGTTGTGGAAGTTGTAGCGCCGCTGATTTATGCGGATAGAAAGCAGATTGATGCTGATAACAATATCGGCATAAATCGGCAAAATCAGCATAAATCCGCGATGATTGAGCCGTATATCAGCGAAGGAATATTAGTAAATTCAGGCCGATTTGATGGAATGCCTTCCGAAAAAGCCGGATGGGAAATCACGAAATTAACTAACGGTAAAAAAACAATTCAGTATCATCTTCGTGACTGGCTTATTTCAAGGCAGCGCTATTGGGGCGCGCCGATTCCGATGATTTATTGCGAGGCGTGCGCGAAATTAGGAAAAGGGGATAAGCCGGAGATGCCGGGCTGGTACGCGGCCCTGGAAAAAGATTTGCCGGTTGTTTTGCCGTATGTGAAAGATTTCCGGCCGAAAGGGACAGGCGAATCGCCGCTGGCGGCCGACAAAAAGTTTTATGAAGTTAAATGTCCCGAATGCGGCAAGACGGCGCGCCGTGAAACCGATGTTTCCGACACTTTTCTTGATTCCGCCTGGTATTATTTGCGCTATCCTTCGGTGAGTTCAGGAACGGCCGATGCGGAGCCCTGGAATCCGGAAATAACAAAAAAATGGTTTCCCGTGAATCTTTACACCGGCGGCGCCGAGCATTCGGTGCTTCATCTGCTTTACGTGCGTTTCGCGGCACTCGCGCTTCACGACTTGAAATTGCTGGATTTCGGTCCGTCAGAGGCGCCTAGAGGAGAGCCGTTTCCCAAATTCCGCAGTCACGGCCTTTTGATAAAAGACGGCGCTAAGATGTCAAAGTCAAAAGGAAATGTGGTCAATCCGGATGAATACATTAAAAAATTCGGCGCGGATGCGCTCCGGATGTATCTGATGTTTTTGGCGCCTTTTGAACAGGGCGGCGATTTCCGCGATGAGGCGATTATGGGAATCGTGCGTTTTCTGGAGCGGGTTTGGGAATTATCGGACAAAAAAGAGGTGAAAGACGGTTGGAAAACCAAGGAGATTATTTTACAAAAAACCATCAAAAAAATTACCGAAGATATTGAAAATCTTAAATACAACACCGCCATTTCCGAATTGATGAAATTTATTAAAATTTTGGAAGAATATCCCGATAAAAACAATTTTGAAATTTTCCTTAAACTTCTCGCGCCTTTCGCGCCTTTCATCGCTGAAGAGCTTTGGAGAAAACTCGGACATAAAAAATCCATTCATTTGGAAAATTGGCCCGAGTATAATCCGCAGTTAATTAAAGAAGATAAATTTGAACTTATAATTCAGGTTAACGGCAAATTCCGGGATAAAGTTTCGGTTCCCCAAGAAATTACCGAAAAAGAAGCCGAAGAGTTGGCGGTTTCCCAAGAAAAAATCAAGAATTGCTTAAAAGACAAAAAGATAGTAAAAACAATTTTTGTCGCAGGAAAGCTTATTAATTTAGTTGTCAATTAA
- a CDS encoding trypsin-like peptidase domain-containing protein — MRKEKSPLITMIKKVMPAVVSIVISKNLEKLEQELTKEFPLFNSKTDIPEENIDSRGMVKIGGGSGFIVDEKGIVITNRHVVADADAEYMVVTSDNKKLKAEILARDPLNDVAILQITDSGKKFPTVKLGDSNEIELGQTVMAIGNALGLFKNTVSSGIVSGLSRSIAAQADVNSIQELRGLIQTDAAINPGNSGGPLVDIFGQTIGINVAVVFDAENIGFAIPINAAKRALEDLKKYGRIRRPFLGIRYLSIDQNLKEKLKLSVDYGALIAHEEHAIIPNSPADLAGIKEKDILLEINGEKITTDKPIQDFLENMAVNETIKLKVLRDEKEIDIKMTLAEKTIR; from the coding sequence ATGCGAAAAGAAAAATCCCCTCTTATTACAATGATTAAAAAGGTAATGCCGGCCGTGGTTTCTATCGTCATTTCCAAAAACCTTGAAAAACTAGAACAAGAATTGACTAAAGAATTTCCTCTTTTTAATTCAAAAACCGACATTCCCGAAGAAAACATTGACAGCCGCGGAATGGTGAAAATCGGAGGCGGCTCGGGGTTTATCGTTGACGAAAAAGGCATAGTTATCACCAACAGGCACGTTGTCGCTGACGCCGATGCGGAATATATGGTTGTCACTAGCGACAATAAAAAATTGAAAGCGGAAATTCTGGCCCGCGACCCGCTTAATGACGTCGCTATTCTTCAAATCACTGATTCGGGCAAAAAATTTCCGACAGTCAAACTCGGCGATTCCAATGAAATTGAATTAGGACAAACTGTTATGGCCATCGGAAACGCCCTGGGGCTTTTCAAAAACACGGTTTCTTCGGGAATCGTTTCCGGCTTAAGCCGTTCCATCGCCGCTCAAGCCGATGTCAATTCCATTCAGGAATTGCGAGGCTTGATTCAAACCGATGCCGCCATCAACCCGGGCAATTCCGGCGGACCGCTGGTTGATATATTCGGCCAGACCATCGGCATTAATGTGGCGGTGGTTTTTGACGCCGAAAACATCGGCTTCGCTATTCCCATCAACGCAGCCAAAAGAGCCCTTGAGGATTTAAAAAAATACGGAAGAATCCGAAGGCCATTTTTAGGAATCCGCTATTTAAGCATTGATCAAAATCTTAAGGAAAAACTTAAACTGTCTGTTGATTATGGAGCTCTGATTGCTCACGAAGAACACGCTATTATTCCCAATAGTCCAGCTGATTTAGCGGGTATCAAAGAAAAAGATATTCTTTTGGAAATTAACGGAGAAAAAATCACGACCGATAAACCCATTCAGGATTTTTTGGAGAATATGGCGGTGAACGAAACTATAAAATTAAAAGTTTTAAGAGACGAAAAAGAAATTGATATTAAAATGACTTTAGCGGAAAAGACAATTCGGTAA